A single Flavobacterium sp. 1 DNA region contains:
- a CDS encoding IPExxxVDY family protein, translating into MAIHKLDFGEFNEIDYNLIAIHTTLEDYRLAYFINQRLHVNLNKSIKEIQITDKEGEVHFSRFHYYEKKKDISWDLIQNINEVIQQKKEDNQGLFTNFDLEVAKKVYMIPEFKKVNYFLKIENSEDNTNLLEIQSELNSIDQIAANYIVDINKIKSKNNLIF; encoded by the coding sequence ATGGCAATTCATAAATTGGATTTTGGTGAATTTAACGAGATAGATTATAATCTTATCGCTATTCACACCACATTAGAAGATTACCGATTGGCTTATTTTATCAATCAAAGACTTCATGTAAACCTGAATAAATCTATCAAAGAAATTCAAATTACTGATAAGGAAGGAGAAGTTCATTTTTCTAGATTTCATTATTATGAAAAGAAAAAAGATATCTCTTGGGATTTGATACAAAATATAAACGAAGTCATTCAACAAAAAAAAGAAGACAATCAAGGTTTGTTTACAAATTTTGACTTAGAAGTAGCAAAAAAAGTGTATATGATTCCTGAATTTAAAAAAGTAAACTACTTTTTGAAAATAGAAAACAGCGAAGACAACACCAATCTTTTGGAAATTCAAAGTGAGCTGAATTCAATTGATCAAATAGCTGCTAACTATATTGTTGACATAAATAAGATAAAATCTAAAAACAATTTAATTTTTTAA
- a CDS encoding PepSY-like domain-containing protein, with translation MKKLILSAAIILGAISAQAAIATNSVSIIQSVNIQDEFTEISADAIPAAVKSTIEKSFPGTKLEKAYKNEKNEYKLEITKDDKKYTVFTDASGNIIKK, from the coding sequence ATGAAAAAGCTAATTTTATCCGCAGCAATCATTCTGGGAGCTATATCGGCTCAGGCAGCGATTGCCACAAATTCAGTTTCGATAATTCAGTCTGTGAATATACAAGATGAATTTACCGAAATAAGTGCAGATGCTATCCCTGCAGCTGTAAAATCAACCATTGAAAAATCTTTTCCAGGTACAAAATTAGAGAAAGCGTACAAAAACGAAAAAAATGAGTACAAGCTGGAAATTACTAAAGATGATAAAAAGTATACTGTCTTTACAGATGCTTCGGGAAATATCATTAAAAAGTAA
- a CDS encoding aminopeptidase C, which produces MYKLSIKSFFIATALVVGMNTVTAQDGLVNSLKVNASAKSAESFNFTDVINLENTSIKNQGSSGTCWSYSTNSFLESEMIRIGKQPVELSQVFSARNAYVEKGKNYVRMHGAVTLGDGGELHDVINMYKKYGAVPQSVYTGLNYGTSKNKFAEMASLTEAVLVAVVKNPNGELTPNWEKAYAAVIDSYLGQVPENFTYKGKSYTPQTFAKEVVGINPDEYVEFASYANEPYYTKTMMMVPDNWSFDLVYNIKMNDMTAIIDNALKNGYTVAWASDVSEKSFSWKNGVAYVPTKKFDEMTAEEKENMFNGPKQELEITEEIRQKAFDNYQTTDDHAMHIVGIAKDQMGKEYYIVKNSWGTTNDYKGYLYVSKNFVKYKTTSFLVNKGGVPTDIVKKIGA; this is translated from the coding sequence ATGTATAAATTATCCATTAAATCGTTTTTTATTGCAACAGCTTTAGTCGTTGGAATGAATACTGTGACCGCTCAAGACGGATTGGTCAACTCATTGAAAGTAAATGCTAGCGCAAAAAGCGCTGAAAGTTTTAATTTCACTGATGTGATTAATTTAGAAAATACTTCTATTAAAAATCAAGGTTCTTCAGGAACTTGCTGGAGTTATTCGACTAATTCTTTTTTAGAATCAGAAATGATCAGAATTGGGAAACAGCCAGTTGAATTATCCCAGGTTTTCTCAGCTCGTAATGCTTATGTTGAAAAAGGGAAAAACTATGTGCGTATGCATGGAGCTGTAACTTTAGGCGATGGAGGAGAATTGCATGATGTAATCAATATGTACAAAAAATACGGAGCAGTACCTCAATCAGTATATACAGGCTTAAACTACGGAACTTCTAAAAATAAGTTTGCCGAAATGGCTTCATTGACGGAGGCAGTATTGGTCGCAGTTGTAAAAAATCCAAATGGAGAATTAACTCCAAACTGGGAAAAAGCCTATGCTGCTGTAATTGATTCTTATTTGGGACAAGTACCTGAAAACTTCACTTACAAAGGTAAAAGCTACACGCCGCAAACTTTTGCAAAAGAGGTTGTAGGGATTAATCCCGACGAATATGTCGAATTTGCATCTTATGCAAATGAGCCATATTATACCAAAACAATGATGATGGTTCCAGATAACTGGTCATTTGATTTGGTGTACAACATCAAAATGAATGACATGACGGCTATCATTGACAACGCTTTAAAAAACGGTTATACTGTAGCTTGGGCATCAGATGTGAGCGAGAAAAGCTTTAGCTGGAAAAATGGTGTGGCGTATGTCCCAACCAAAAAATTTGACGAAATGACCGCCGAAGAAAAAGAAAACATGTTCAACGGTCCAAAACAAGAATTAGAAATCACCGAAGAAATTCGTCAAAAAGCATTCGATAATTACCAAACTACCGATGATCACGCCATGCATATCGTTGGTATTGCCAAAGACCAAATGGGCAAAGAATATTATATTGTAAAGAATTCTTGGGGAACTACAAATGATTACAAAGGGTATTTGTATGTGAGCAAGAATTTTGTAAAATACAAAACAACTTCATTTTTGGTTAATAAAGGAGGAGTTCCAACAGATATCGTTAAGAAAATTGGCGCTTAA
- a CDS encoding S9 family peptidase, which produces MKKILFLMLTMMSLTASAQNVMTPELLWKLGRITPLGISKDGKNVVYKVSTPSVDENKSSSKYYTVAINGGATAEINDTKDVLADKNSSPDGKYLVYNQEVKIDKVLGKDYYPDLDKSNVQIYNGLDYRHWDTWNEGKFNHVFYKENAAGSEEIDILKGENFDSPQKPFGGDEDYIWSPDSKSILYVCKKKAGTEYALSTDTNIYEYNLESGKTVNRSEGNLGYDTAPQFSPSGDLTWLQMKRDGYESDKNDLIVSFKGMKMNLTANWDGTVDSFKWSADGKKIYFIAPIDGTLQVFEVNFPGMTKIAITVKQVTNGDFDVHDLIGFSGDDLIVTRNDMNHAPEIFSYNLKKKTWKQLSNVNTATYSTLAMSKTERRYVTTTDGKKMLVWVILPPNFDASKKYPTLLFCQGGPQAPLTQSYSFRWNFQLMAANGYVVVAPNRRGMQGHGVEWNEQISKDWGGQVMNDYLSAIDDVVKESYVDKTRLGCVGASYGGYSVFYLAGIHNNRFKTFIAHDGVFNTQSMFGTTEEVFFNNWDFGGPYWEKDNAVAQKAYTQFNPINYVQNWNTPILIIQGGIDFRVPIGQGQEAFQAAQMRGIKSRLLYFPEENHWVLHPQNAQIWQKEFYKWLKETL; this is translated from the coding sequence ATGAAAAAAATACTCTTTTTAATGCTAACAATGATGAGTTTAACAGCAAGTGCCCAAAATGTAATGACTCCCGAATTACTTTGGAAATTAGGACGAATTACTCCTTTAGGAATTTCAAAAGACGGCAAGAATGTTGTCTATAAAGTGTCGACTCCTTCAGTCGATGAAAATAAATCGAGCTCGAAGTATTATACAGTTGCAATTAATGGTGGAGCAACTGCAGAAATCAACGATACAAAAGATGTTTTGGCTGATAAAAATAGCTCTCCAGACGGAAAATATTTGGTTTACAATCAAGAAGTAAAAATTGATAAAGTATTAGGGAAAGACTATTATCCTGATTTGGACAAATCCAATGTTCAAATCTATAATGGCTTAGATTATCGCCATTGGGATACTTGGAACGAAGGGAAATTCAACCACGTTTTTTACAAAGAGAATGCAGCAGGTTCAGAAGAAATTGATATCCTAAAGGGTGAAAATTTCGACAGCCCGCAAAAACCTTTTGGCGGTGATGAAGATTATATTTGGTCTCCGGACAGCAAAAGTATTCTATATGTGTGCAAGAAAAAAGCGGGAACTGAATATGCGCTTTCTACTGATACCAATATATATGAGTACAATCTTGAATCTGGTAAAACAGTTAATAGATCCGAGGGGAATTTGGGTTATGATACTGCCCCGCAATTTTCTCCCTCTGGTGATTTGACTTGGCTGCAGATGAAACGTGACGGATATGAATCAGATAAAAATGATTTAATTGTTAGTTTCAAAGGGATGAAAATGAATCTAACGGCCAACTGGGATGGGACAGTAGATAGTTTCAAGTGGAGCGCTGACGGGAAAAAGATATATTTTATAGCGCCAATTGACGGAACATTACAAGTTTTTGAGGTTAATTTTCCTGGCATGACTAAAATTGCGATTACTGTAAAACAAGTTACAAATGGTGATTTTGATGTGCATGATTTAATTGGATTTTCAGGAGATGATTTAATTGTCACAAGAAACGACATGAATCATGCTCCAGAAATTTTTTCTTATAATTTAAAGAAAAAAACTTGGAAACAATTGTCTAATGTGAATACAGCTACTTATTCGACATTGGCAATGAGCAAAACCGAAAGACGTTATGTAACAACTACTGACGGGAAAAAAATGTTGGTGTGGGTAATTTTGCCTCCTAATTTTGATGCTTCCAAAAAATACCCTACGCTTTTATTTTGCCAAGGCGGACCACAAGCGCCTTTGACTCAATCATACTCTTTCAGATGGAATTTTCAATTAATGGCTGCTAATGGATATGTTGTAGTAGCACCAAATCGTCGCGGTATGCAGGGTCATGGAGTAGAATGGAATGAACAAATAAGTAAAGACTGGGGCGGACAAGTAATGAACGATTATCTGTCGGCTATTGATGATGTTGTCAAAGAAAGTTACGTAGACAAAACCCGTTTGGGCTGTGTTGGTGCCAGTTACGGAGGATATTCTGTGTTTTATTTGGCAGGAATCCATAATAACCGATTCAAAACATTTATTGCTCACGACGGGGTTTTTAACACACAGAGTATGTTTGGAACCACCGAGGAAGTTTTCTTCAATAATTGGGATTTTGGCGGACCTTACTGGGAAAAGGACAATGCTGTAGCTCAAAAAGCATATACACAGTTTAACCCTATAAATTATGTTCAAAATTGGAACACGCCTATTTTGATTATCCAAGGAGGAATTGATTTTAGAGTACCGATAGGGCAAGGGCAAGAAGCTTTTCAGGCAGCTCAAATGAGAGGAATTAAAAGCAGATTGCTTTATTTTCCAGAAGAAAATCACTGGGTTTTGCATCCTCAAAATGCTCAAATCTGGCAAAAAGAATTTTACAAATGGCTTAAGGAAACCTTGTAA
- a CDS encoding DUF6377 domain-containing protein, whose product MNHFLLFVTILLLPCSSLAQKNSDALLSEIDQTIENNSFYTKNKEKEITQLKSLLRKNSIPISRYEITQKLYINYSSYQSDSALAYARKNLQAAKIVKESDKLNQSEINLVSIMGTLGMYKEAIDILNSITISPNSSLKGAFYGVSKTIYGQMADNASSQQEKEKYLLLSKKYRDSCVAYYPTNSVSYIIAKADWNLDHKKPDETLRLLLPYFPKIHHSNSNRPIISYIISQAYKQKNDRLKEKKWLSISALSDLHLSKKEYISLRSLAFLLYEDGDIERAYTYIKRSLDDAVLCNARLRTYEISKMLPIISESYQQQNETNKFQLVIFLISAGFLVLVLLALLFLLFKQMKKLATAKKELSLSNDKLSELNSELNTFNEKLNLSNNTLSEANFLKEIYIGRYMDQSSDYLGKLDEYQRKLNVLATTGKINDLVNTVKSKDYIENELKEFYANFDKTFLQLFPDFIREFNDLLIPNEKIHPKEGEQLNTELRIFALIRLGIKDSAKIAVFLRYSISTIYNYRSQLKNKSAGPRDEFEERVMQIGTNSK is encoded by the coding sequence ATGAATCATTTTTTACTGTTTGTCACTATTTTGCTGTTGCCTTGCAGTTCATTAGCCCAAAAAAATTCAGATGCTTTATTATCTGAAATAGACCAAACTATTGAAAACAATTCCTTTTACACCAAAAATAAAGAAAAGGAAATTACTCAGCTTAAATCGCTTTTAAGAAAAAACAGCATTCCAATTTCCAGATACGAGATTACGCAAAAACTGTACATTAATTACAGTTCCTATCAATCTGACTCAGCTTTAGCTTATGCCAGAAAAAATCTTCAGGCCGCAAAAATCGTTAAAGAATCTGATAAATTAAATCAGTCCGAAATAAATCTCGTGTCTATAATGGGAACATTAGGCATGTACAAAGAAGCTATCGATATTCTAAATTCCATTACTATATCACCAAATTCTTCTCTAAAAGGAGCTTTTTACGGTGTCAGCAAAACAATTTATGGACAAATGGCCGATAACGCTTCTTCTCAGCAGGAAAAAGAAAAATATCTTCTGCTTTCAAAAAAATACCGGGATTCCTGTGTCGCCTATTACCCAACTAATTCTGTATCGTATATTATAGCTAAAGCCGATTGGAATTTAGACCATAAAAAACCTGATGAAACGCTGCGTTTATTACTTCCCTATTTTCCAAAAATCCATCACAGCAATTCTAATCGGCCGATTATATCCTATATTATTTCACAAGCCTACAAACAAAAAAATGACAGATTAAAAGAAAAAAAATGGCTGAGCATCTCTGCCTTATCCGACTTGCATTTATCCAAAAAAGAATATATTTCACTCCGTTCATTAGCATTTTTGCTTTATGAAGATGGCGACATAGAGCGGGCTTATACCTATATCAAGCGTTCGCTGGATGATGCAGTTTTGTGCAACGCACGTTTGAGAACTTATGAAATATCAAAAATGCTCCCAATCATCAGTGAATCCTATCAGCAGCAAAATGAAACCAACAAGTTTCAATTAGTTATTTTTTTAATTAGTGCCGGTTTCTTGGTACTTGTTTTATTAGCGCTTTTGTTTTTACTTTTTAAGCAAATGAAAAAATTAGCTACTGCAAAAAAAGAATTGAGTTTGTCCAATGATAAACTTTCTGAATTGAATTCCGAGTTAAACACTTTTAATGAAAAATTAAATCTATCGAACAACACCTTATCCGAAGCCAACTTTTTAAAGGAAATTTATATTGGCCGTTATATGGATCAAAGTTCCGATTATTTAGGAAAACTGGATGAATACCAGCGGAAACTTAATGTATTGGCTACAACAGGAAAAATAAACGACCTTGTCAATACGGTAAAATCAAAAGATTATATCGAAAATGAATTAAAAGAGTTTTATGCCAATTTTGACAAAACCTTTTTGCAGTTATTCCCAGATTTTATTCGTGAGTTCAATGATTTGCTCATTCCAAATGAAAAAATCCATCCAAAAGAAGGCGAACAGCTCAATACTGAGTTACGAATTTTTGCACTCATCCGCTTGGGTATAAAAGACAGTGCCAAAATCGCTGTTTTTCTTCGTTACTCGATTTCGACTATATACAATTACCGTTCCCAGCTCAAAAACAAATCGGCTGGTCCTCGAGATGAATTTGAAGAAAGAGTAATGCAGATTGGGACAAATAGTAAATAA
- a CDS encoding hybrid sensor histidine kinase/response regulator, whose translation MENKKSYTPIKVLIGYLALLALVVTVGWVLYSENVVYSKLEDKIAFEKTKILKVSKLFSNIYKTESLARKTIQTNSEKDFKSYLVETDSLKSRIDTLKQIVTTQYQKTLLDSVTYLLSEKTKNIQQLKGIKNKAEDEVSVDNAINEITRMEFKLRKLVLKDFAKNPEQLGSYQRNVLRKYVDYLNQNIPDDSTNTLSKEASDSILANSKKLLTSVKVKAEKKKESLNFEENKLLKNEIAISEQLRKVLRIIEREIIINSIKNNTLKEKSLKKVNEVVMASAIIGLILTLVFSILIVSDYSKSQLYKKQLEIANFKTKNLLKSREQLISTVSHDLKTPLSTIVGYTELLGNSDVSTKQSYFVKNIKDSSKYITQLVQDLLDFSQIEAGKITVEKVPFLLTEAIDEVAKNIQTVYKEKNIDLIINIDEKLHNRIVGDPFRLKQILSNIIGNAYKFTEEGFIKINAYRKTGDAFFIISIQDSGIGIEKQNQKFVFEEFTQANESIEKKYGGTGLGLSICQKIISILGGNLKLESEFGKGSTFTIELPLFYDTRTNTVPEAEKPVILNTKKYTFIVIDDDSNLLNLTSGVLKQEKHHVLSFDNAVKALEAIENTNFDFIITDIQMPVMDGFSFVEKLKTQKNSAYKNQPIIALTGRADLDYSVCIQAGFTTVIKKPYSPKVLLETIQHILENKDLPEVEMNKTEEIIAAKLYSLETLKQFLVNDNKALYVFLRQFIQSSEDNLTLLENAVKEKNIHEINAVAHRIAPMFMQIEAHEIGEILKSLEKEDLKNSDLENLMNSLKTKIDLLFIAINEEID comes from the coding sequence ATGGAAAACAAAAAAAGTTATACGCCCATTAAAGTACTTATAGGTTATCTTGCATTGCTAGCATTAGTTGTTACTGTAGGATGGGTTTTATATTCTGAAAATGTTGTTTACAGTAAACTGGAAGATAAAATTGCTTTCGAAAAAACCAAGATTTTAAAAGTCAGCAAACTTTTCTCAAATATTTACAAAACAGAAAGCTTAGCCCGCAAAACAATTCAGACGAATTCTGAAAAAGATTTCAAAAGCTATCTTGTCGAAACGGATTCCCTAAAATCAAGGATTGATACGCTGAAACAAATTGTCACCACGCAATATCAAAAAACTTTATTGGATAGTGTAACGTATTTATTGTCCGAAAAAACTAAAAACATCCAACAATTAAAAGGCATAAAAAACAAAGCTGAAGATGAAGTGTCGGTAGATAATGCGATTAATGAAATTACCCGAATGGAGTTTAAACTCCGAAAACTTGTTCTTAAGGATTTTGCCAAGAATCCAGAACAATTAGGAAGTTATCAGCGAAATGTACTCCGAAAGTACGTTGATTATCTCAATCAGAACATTCCGGACGACAGCACAAATACACTTAGCAAAGAAGCTTCCGATTCTATTTTGGCCAATTCGAAAAAGCTTTTAACCTCCGTAAAAGTTAAAGCAGAAAAGAAAAAAGAATCATTAAATTTTGAGGAAAACAAACTCCTTAAAAATGAAATTGCAATCTCGGAACAGCTTCGAAAAGTACTTCGGATCATTGAACGCGAAATCATTATCAACTCGATAAAAAACAATACACTAAAAGAAAAATCACTTAAAAAAGTCAACGAAGTTGTTATGGCTTCAGCAATTATTGGTTTGATATTGACTTTGGTTTTTTCGATTTTGATCGTGAGTGATTATTCTAAATCGCAATTGTATAAAAAACAGCTGGAAATCGCCAATTTCAAAACCAAAAATCTGCTGAAGAGCCGGGAACAGCTTATCTCGACTGTAAGTCATGATTTAAAAACGCCGTTGAGCACAATTGTTGGCTATACGGAACTTTTGGGCAATTCTGATGTCAGCACAAAACAGTCTTATTTTGTCAAAAACATCAAGGATTCTTCCAAATATATTACGCAACTGGTTCAGGATTTATTGGATTTTTCTCAAATTGAGGCTGGAAAAATTACAGTCGAAAAAGTCCCTTTTTTATTGACAGAAGCTATTGACGAAGTGGCCAAAAATATTCAGACTGTTTATAAAGAAAAAAATATTGATCTCATTATTAATATCGATGAGAAACTGCATAACAGAATAGTTGGCGATCCGTTTCGCCTCAAACAGATTTTGAGCAATATTATCGGGAATGCCTACAAATTTACTGAAGAAGGATTCATTAAAATCAATGCGTATAGAAAAACTGGAGATGCCTTTTTTATTATTTCTATTCAAGATTCAGGAATTGGGATTGAAAAGCAAAATCAAAAATTTGTCTTCGAAGAATTTACTCAGGCGAACGAAAGTATCGAAAAAAAATACGGCGGGACAGGTTTAGGATTGTCTATTTGTCAAAAGATTATCTCCATTTTAGGAGGGAATTTAAAATTGGAAAGCGAGTTTGGCAAAGGAAGCACTTTTACAATCGAGCTGCCATTATTCTATGATACGAGAACAAATACTGTTCCCGAAGCTGAAAAACCAGTAATTTTAAATACTAAAAAATATACTTTTATTGTAATTGATGATGATAGCAATTTACTGAATTTAACCAGCGGTGTTTTAAAACAGGAAAAGCATCACGTTCTGTCTTTTGATAATGCTGTCAAAGCTTTGGAAGCTATTGAAAATACTAATTTTGATTTTATAATTACCGATATTCAAATGCCGGTAATGGATGGATTTTCGTTTGTTGAAAAATTAAAAACTCAAAAAAATTCAGCCTATAAAAACCAGCCAATAATTGCGCTTACAGGCCGTGCCGATTTGGATTATTCTGTTTGTATCCAAGCTGGATTTACAACCGTAATCAAGAAACCATATTCGCCAAAAGTATTGCTGGAAACGATTCAGCATATTTTAGAAAATAAGGATTTACCCGAAGTTGAGATGAATAAAACAGAGGAAATAATAGCTGCAAAATTATACTCATTAGAAACTTTAAAACAGTTTTTAGTAAATGACAATAAAGCTTTATATGTTTTTCTAAGGCAGTTTATTCAAAGCAGTGAAGATAATCTGACTTTGTTAGAAAACGCTGTAAAAGAGAAAAATATTCACGAAATTAATGCTGTTGCACACAGAATCGCCCCCATGTTTATGCAAATTGAAGCGCATGAAATAGGCGAAATCCTAAAATCATTAGAGAAAGAGGATTTGAAAAATTCTGATTTGGAAAATCTTATGAATTCTTTAAAAACAAAAATTGATTTGCTTTTCATAGCTATAAACGAAGAAATAGACTAA
- a CDS encoding sigma-54 dependent transcriptional regulator, producing the protein MSKILLIEDDISFCKLLEKFLIKKAFGVTIAFSAAEARLAIKKESFNLILMDIRLPDADGIGLMAEFKNSNPEIPVILMTGYSDVNTAVKAIKNGAADYISKPFNPDEVLLVITNAMQIPQDEVPVKEKKATERQTASENEFVKGISVASKKLLEHIQLVSPTDMSVLIIGESGTGKEIIAKSIHHQSNRKNNNFIAVDCGAIPKELAASEFFGHLKGSFTGAINDKIGYFEAANGGTLFLDEIGNLSYENQIQLLRALQERKIKPVGSNKEINVDIRIVTATNEDLREAVKNGDFREDLYHRINEFSILSPSLTDREEDLMIFADYFLEKANLQLNKEVVGFSPEVIAIFQKYNWPGNLRELQNCVKRATLLTRGNYIESDVLPAEFFQTQIKQHSADTFSLSENEKGAIINALSRTQNNKSEAAKLLKITRKTLYNKLKQYNID; encoded by the coding sequence ATGTCAAAGATATTACTTATAGAAGATGATATTTCGTTCTGCAAATTATTAGAAAAGTTTCTAATAAAGAAAGCATTCGGGGTGACCATTGCTTTTTCTGCTGCCGAAGCTAGATTAGCCATCAAAAAAGAATCCTTCAATCTGATTCTGATGGATATCCGTTTGCCGGATGCAGACGGAATTGGGCTAATGGCCGAATTTAAAAATTCAAATCCAGAAATACCGGTTATACTCATGACAGGATATTCGGATGTGAATACTGCCGTGAAAGCTATTAAAAACGGTGCAGCCGACTATATTTCGAAACCTTTTAATCCTGACGAAGTTTTACTGGTAATTACTAATGCAATGCAGATTCCTCAAGATGAGGTTCCTGTTAAAGAAAAGAAAGCTACAGAAAGGCAAACAGCTTCAGAAAATGAATTTGTAAAAGGGATTTCTGTGGCTTCAAAAAAATTATTGGAGCATATTCAATTGGTAAGCCCAACCGATATGTCAGTTTTAATTATTGGAGAAAGCGGTACAGGAAAAGAAATTATAGCAAAAAGCATCCACCACCAAAGCAATAGAAAGAACAATAATTTTATAGCTGTTGATTGCGGAGCAATACCAAAAGAATTAGCTGCGAGTGAATTTTTCGGGCATTTAAAAGGATCTTTTACAGGTGCAATCAATGATAAAATAGGCTATTTTGAAGCTGCTAACGGAGGAACGCTTTTTTTGGACGAAATAGGAAATCTATCTTATGAAAATCAGATACAATTGCTTAGAGCTCTTCAGGAGCGAAAAATAAAACCCGTTGGAAGCAACAAAGAAATTAATGTCGATATCCGAATCGTTACCGCAACTAATGAAGATTTACGCGAAGCAGTTAAAAATGGTGATTTTAGAGAAGATTTATACCATAGAATCAATGAGTTTTCCATACTCTCCCCATCATTAACCGACAGAGAAGAAGATTTAATGATTTTTGCTGATTATTTTCTTGAAAAAGCCAATCTGCAACTGAATAAAGAAGTTGTCGGATTTTCACCCGAAGTTATTGCCATTTTTCAAAAATACAATTGGCCGGGAAATTTGCGTGAACTGCAGAATTGTGTAAAACGGGCTACGCTTCTGACACGTGGCAATTATATTGAAAGCGATGTTTTGCCTGCTGAATTTTTTCAAACACAAATAAAACAGCATTCTGCCGATACTTTTTCTTTATCAGAAAATGAAAAAGGCGCAATTATTAATGCTTTATCAAGAACTCAGAATAACAAATCTGAAGCGGCAAAACTGCTGAAAATTACCAGAAAAACACTTTATAATAAATTGAAGCAGTATAATATAGATTAG
- the pyk gene encoding pyruvate kinase, which yields MLTNKKTKIVATLGPACSTREIIKDMIEAGVNVFRVNFSHADYEDVKNKINIIRGINEEFGYTTGILGDLQGPKLRVGVMEDGVVVNDGDLITFTTAEDILGTSKKVFMKYQNFPNDVNPGERILLDDGKLIFEIVSTDKKTEVVARVIQGGELKSKKGVNLPNTKISLPALTEKDIADAIFAIEQKLDWIALSFVKTPRDLQDLQELIAKHSDYKIPIIAKIEMPEALENMDRIVAYCDALMVARGDLGVELPAHEVPLVQKELIHRAKTARIPVIVATQMMETMITSLTPTRAEVNDVANSVMDGADAVMLSGETATGNYPVQVIQKMTQILEAVEDSPLIQVPQNSPQVRTNRFITKTVCQHAATMANVIKAKAICTLTNSGYTAFQISAWRPSAHILVFTSNKRILTQLNLLWGVKSFYYEKSVSTDDTVTDVNNIVKEKGFVKKGDFLINLAAMPITEKGMVNTLRISEIE from the coding sequence ATGCTTACGAACAAAAAAACCAAAATTGTAGCCACACTTGGGCCTGCATGTAGTACACGAGAAATCATTAAGGATATGATTGAGGCAGGTGTAAATGTATTTAGAGTAAATTTTTCTCATGCTGATTACGAAGATGTTAAAAATAAAATCAACATTATACGCGGTATAAACGAAGAGTTTGGATACACTACTGGAATTCTTGGAGATTTACAAGGCCCTAAACTTCGTGTTGGAGTTATGGAAGATGGAGTTGTTGTCAACGATGGTGATTTAATCACTTTCACAACAGCTGAAGACATACTAGGTACTTCAAAAAAGGTATTCATGAAATACCAAAATTTCCCAAATGATGTTAATCCTGGAGAAAGAATACTACTTGACGATGGAAAATTAATTTTTGAAATTGTTTCAACAGATAAAAAAACTGAGGTTGTTGCCCGTGTTATACAAGGAGGTGAATTGAAATCAAAGAAAGGGGTAAATTTACCAAACACTAAAATTTCATTACCTGCATTGACTGAAAAAGACATTGCTGATGCCATTTTTGCAATAGAACAAAAATTAGACTGGATTGCACTTTCATTTGTTAAAACTCCTAGAGACTTACAAGATTTACAAGAATTAATTGCAAAACACTCAGACTATAAAATTCCAATTATAGCCAAAATCGAAATGCCAGAGGCATTAGAAAATATGGACAGAATTGTAGCTTATTGTGATGCATTAATGGTTGCCAGAGGTGACTTAGGTGTTGAATTACCTGCTCACGAAGTGCCTTTAGTTCAAAAAGAATTAATCCACAGAGCTAAAACGGCTAGAATCCCAGTAATTGTAGCTACTCAAATGATGGAGACTATGATTACCAGCTTGACTCCAACTCGTGCTGAAGTAAATGACGTAGCAAACTCTGTTATGGATGGAGCTGATGCTGTAATGCTATCAGGTGAAACTGCTACTGGAAATTACCCAGTACAGGTAATTCAAAAAATGACCCAAATTCTTGAAGCAGTTGAAGATTCACCGCTTATTCAAGTTCCTCAAAACTCTCCACAAGTAAGAACAAACCGTTTTATCACTAAAACAGTTTGCCAGCATGCTGCTACAATGGCTAATGTAATCAAAGCTAAAGCTATTTGTACTTTAACAAACAGCGGTTATACGGCATTCCAAATTTCAGCTTGGAGACCATCTGCACATATTTTAGTATTTACATCAAACAAAAGAATTTTAACCCAACTTAATTTATTATGGGGAGTAAAATCTTTTTATTATGAAAAATCAGTAAGTACGGATGATACCGTTACTGACGTAAATAATATTGTAAAAGAAAAAGGATTTGTGAAAAAAGGAGATTTCTTAATCAACTTGGCTGCGATGCCAATTACAGAAAAAGGAATGGTGAATACCTTAAGAATTTCTGAAATAGAATAA